One Nocardia iowensis DNA window includes the following coding sequences:
- a CDS encoding AraC family transcriptional regulator, producing the protein MVVGGAFEQVRAWQPRVPGIVEVFHARFIGHVYPMHAHNSWTLLIVDDGAVRYNLDRHEHGVLGSVVSLLPPHVPHNGQAATEHGFRKRVLYLDPAHLAEAMIGRAVDTPTFTDPLLHRRIRQLHAALPHLGEELEAASRLALIHDRLRDLLRGTDPPARRADPGLAHRLRELLDSRTIEGISLTEAATILHADPTHLIRAFSREFGMPPHQYLISRRIDLARPLLLGGMPARDVAATTGFHDQPHLIRHFKRILGTTPGQYARSADGHHTRMNLPHR; encoded by the coding sequence ATGGTTGTCGGCGGCGCATTCGAGCAGGTCAGGGCCTGGCAGCCGCGAGTTCCGGGTATCGTCGAAGTCTTTCATGCCCGTTTCATCGGGCACGTCTACCCGATGCACGCACACAATTCCTGGACGCTGCTGATCGTCGACGATGGGGCCGTCCGCTACAACCTGGACCGTCACGAACACGGGGTCCTCGGCTCCGTGGTCTCGCTGCTTCCGCCGCATGTTCCGCACAACGGCCAGGCCGCGACCGAGCACGGGTTTCGCAAGCGTGTCCTGTACCTCGACCCTGCCCATCTCGCCGAGGCAATGATCGGTCGCGCCGTAGACACTCCCACCTTCACCGACCCACTGCTGCACCGCCGCATCCGCCAGCTGCACGCGGCACTCCCCCACCTCGGCGAGGAACTAGAGGCGGCCAGTCGCCTCGCTCTCATCCACGATCGGCTTCGGGACCTGCTGCGCGGCACCGATCCACCGGCTCGGCGCGCCGATCCCGGGCTGGCCCACCGCCTGCGCGAACTGCTCGATTCCCGAACCATCGAAGGGATTTCCCTCACCGAGGCCGCGACCATATTGCACGCCGATCCCACCCACCTCATCCGCGCGTTCAGCCGTGAGTTCGGGATGCCACCGCACCAGTATCTGATCTCCCGCCGGATAGATCTTGCTCGTCCGCTGCTGCTGGGCGGCATGCCTGCGCGAGACGTGGCCGCCACCACTGGTTTTCATGATCAGCCGCACCTGATCCGCCACTTCAAACGCATTCTTGGCACGACACCCGGGCAATACGCGCGCAGTGCTGACGGCCACCACACCCGGATGAACCTGCCGCACCGGTAA
- a CDS encoding DUF2000 domain-containing protein: MENVRFDTKIAVLLRDDLQTWQRLNVTAFLVSGLGTAQPEVIGEPYEDADATIYLPMFRQPVLVFEGSKEVLRGAHGKALAREIRTAVFTSDLFTTGNDRDNRAAVRAVGTDGLDLVGIAVYGPRNVVDKILKGSRMHP; this comes from the coding sequence ATGGAGAACGTGCGATTCGACACCAAGATCGCGGTACTGCTGCGCGACGACCTACAGACCTGGCAGCGGCTGAATGTGACGGCATTTCTGGTCAGTGGTCTGGGTACGGCACAACCGGAGGTGATCGGGGAACCGTACGAGGACGCGGACGCAACGATCTACCTGCCGATGTTCCGGCAGCCGGTGCTCGTCTTCGAGGGCAGCAAGGAGGTGCTGCGCGGCGCGCACGGCAAGGCACTGGCGCGGGAGATTCGGACGGCGGTATTCACTTCCGATCTGTTCACCACTGGAAACGACCGAGACAACCGCGCCGCGGTGCGGGCGGTCGGCACCGACGGCCTGGACCTCGTCGGCATCGCCGTGTACGGACCGCGCAACGTGGTGGACAAGATACTGAAAGGTTCACGAATGCATCCGTGA
- a CDS encoding GNAT family N-acetyltransferase → MAIYLETDRLILRHFTENDAELLIELDSDPEVMRYLSGGVPTPPEKIHQETMPRLLSQYEKWDGAYGTFAAHEKTSGEFIGWFILRPKADGPLDEVELGYRFRKTAWGNGYATEGSTALLHKAFTELGVHMVWAETMFVNRASRNVMEKVGMTHVQTHFPEPPLIEGAEHGEVRYEITCHDWELSGPSRPAG, encoded by the coding sequence ATGGCTATCTACCTCGAAACCGACCGACTGATACTGCGTCACTTCACCGAAAACGACGCCGAGCTGCTCATCGAACTCGACAGCGACCCCGAGGTAATGCGCTACCTCTCCGGCGGCGTCCCGACCCCGCCGGAAAAGATTCACCAAGAGACCATGCCCCGACTGCTGAGCCAATACGAGAAGTGGGACGGCGCCTACGGCACTTTCGCGGCGCACGAGAAGACCAGCGGCGAGTTCATCGGCTGGTTCATCCTGCGCCCCAAGGCCGACGGCCCGCTCGACGAGGTCGAACTCGGCTACCGGTTCCGCAAGACAGCCTGGGGCAACGGCTACGCGACCGAAGGCTCAACCGCATTGCTACACAAAGCATTCACCGAACTCGGGGTGCACATGGTCTGGGCCGAAACAATGTTCGTCAACCGCGCTTCGCGCAACGTCATGGAGAAAGTCGGGATGACCCACGTGCAGACGCACTTCCCCGAGCCACCCCTGATCGAGGGCGCCGAGCATGGCGAGGTCCGCTACGAGATCACTTGCCACGACTGGGAACTCAGCGGTCCGAGCCGTCCCGCGGGATGA
- a CDS encoding cytochrome P450 family protein: MKHEPIVLDATGVDIQGESARIRRRGPITRVVLPGDVPAWSVTDTAMLHGLLTDSRVSKDARQHWTAFKTGQIPADWPLRSWVAVDNMFTAYGPEHRRLRKLVSPAFTHRRTMAMRPRIEAITADLLDQLSAIAPGTVVDLRQRFAYPVPIRVISELIGVPDHLTAAMHACVDRFFNTADMHKDQPANYLEMHRLVSELVAYRRAEPGDDITSVLTATYDEDGTRLTEKELVDTLMLIITAGHETTVNLLDQAIFALLTQPRQRADVLEGRSSWTDVVEETLRYQAPLAHLPLRFAVEDLDIDGFRIPKGDAILASYAAVGRDPKVHGPTADDFDVHRDTKAQHLAFGHGAHHCLGAPLARLEAQIALPALFACFPELRLAAEPTELSSVVSFISNGHSRLPVQLTARSAG; this comes from the coding sequence ATGAAACATGAGCCGATCGTGCTGGACGCCACCGGTGTCGACATCCAAGGCGAGTCGGCACGGATCCGCCGACGCGGGCCGATCACCAGGGTCGTGCTGCCCGGTGACGTTCCCGCGTGGTCGGTCACCGACACCGCCATGCTGCACGGCCTGCTGACCGACTCCCGAGTATCCAAGGACGCGCGGCAGCACTGGACGGCATTCAAGACGGGGCAGATCCCTGCGGATTGGCCGCTGCGCTCGTGGGTCGCCGTCGACAATATGTTCACCGCCTACGGGCCCGAGCATCGGCGACTTCGAAAGCTGGTGTCCCCGGCGTTCACCCACCGCCGGACGATGGCGATGCGCCCACGGATCGAAGCCATCACCGCCGATCTGCTGGACCAGTTGTCGGCGATCGCGCCCGGTACGGTGGTCGATCTGCGGCAGCGGTTCGCGTATCCGGTGCCGATCCGGGTGATCAGCGAATTGATAGGCGTCCCAGATCATCTGACCGCCGCGATGCACGCGTGCGTAGACAGGTTCTTCAACACCGCGGACATGCACAAAGATCAGCCGGCCAACTACCTCGAAATGCACCGGCTGGTCAGCGAACTCGTCGCCTACCGCAGAGCCGAGCCCGGCGACGACATCACCAGCGTGCTGACCGCCACCTACGACGAAGATGGCACCCGGCTGACCGAAAAAGAACTCGTCGACACCCTCATGCTGATCATCACCGCCGGGCACGAGACCACCGTGAACCTGCTCGACCAAGCGATTTTCGCCCTGCTGACCCAGCCGCGGCAGCGTGCCGACGTGCTCGAAGGGCGGTCGAGCTGGACCGACGTGGTGGAGGAGACGCTGCGCTACCAAGCGCCCCTCGCGCACCTGCCGCTGCGGTTCGCCGTCGAGGATCTCGACATCGACGGCTTCCGCATCCCCAAAGGCGACGCGATCCTGGCCTCCTATGCCGCGGTAGGACGCGACCCAAAGGTGCACGGGCCCACCGCCGACGACTTCGACGTGCATCGCGACACCAAAGCCCAGCACCTGGCCTTCGGCCATGGGGCCCACCACTGCCTCGGTGCGCCGCTTGCCCGGCTCGAGGCGCAGATTGCGCTGCCTGCTCTGTTCGCATGCTTCCCGGAGTTGCGCCTGGCAGCCGAGCCGACCGAGTTGAGTTCGGTGGTTAGCTTCATCTCCAACGGGCATTCCCGACTGCCCGTCCAGCTCACCGCCCGAAGCGCTGGTTGA
- a CDS encoding GNAT family N-acetyltransferase yields MTELGPVAWPPSPIRTERLVLRESETRDRAAFIELFASPEVGTYIGGSRPRDELESEMPEVPGRRPGLFVIDLNGTMIGMITFDARDTERPGHVRPHAGDVELGYLLLPEAWGCGYAAEACTAALDWFAAALPSEPLLLCTQTANDRAMRLAAKLGFTEVERFEEYGAEQWLGLWSSVTPST; encoded by the coding sequence ATGACCGAGCTCGGACCCGTCGCCTGGCCACCCTCCCCGATCAGAACCGAGCGGCTGGTGCTCCGCGAGTCCGAGACCCGGGACCGCGCGGCGTTCATCGAACTGTTCGCCTCGCCCGAGGTGGGTACCTACATCGGTGGCTCTCGACCGCGTGATGAGCTCGAAAGCGAGATGCCTGAGGTGCCCGGGCGGCGCCCTGGCCTCTTCGTCATCGATCTCAACGGAACGATGATCGGCATGATCACGTTCGATGCGCGCGACACAGAGCGTCCGGGTCACGTCCGCCCGCATGCCGGAGATGTCGAACTCGGCTACCTGCTGTTGCCGGAGGCATGGGGGTGCGGATACGCCGCCGAGGCGTGCACAGCGGCACTCGACTGGTTCGCTGCCGCCCTGCCCAGCGAGCCGCTGCTGCTCTGCACCCAGACTGCCAACGACCGCGCGATGCGCCTCGCGGCGAAGCTGGGATTCACCGAGGTGGAACGGTTCGAAGAGTACGGCGCCGAGCAGTGGCTCGGCCTGTGGTCCTCGGTCACGCCTTCCACTTGA
- a CDS encoding Ig-like domain-containing protein, with product MSIHRWRVFARASWLFFAIAALLGGGVVSVAAQPDVTGTPGALVTLRVEGATATIFEGQIFTRGHDVTTPSGGTHHCDGTNNNANPKPGPTATSALDDGARQNGFTWDGTYSTQFDDYFITRIANDAQTADQFWGILRNGQFTQVGGCQQRVNQFDEVLFAFDAFNKSQFLRLEGPRTARVGQPITVTVTDSLAGNPAAGATVNGATTDANGRASVTFTSVGMQQVKAEHPQAIRSNRLEVIVTP from the coding sequence GTGAGTATTCACAGGTGGCGGGTATTCGCCCGAGCAAGCTGGTTGTTCTTCGCCATCGCCGCGCTACTGGGCGGCGGCGTCGTATCCGTTGCCGCGCAACCAGATGTCACCGGCACGCCGGGGGCACTCGTCACGCTCCGGGTGGAAGGTGCGACGGCCACGATCTTCGAAGGCCAGATCTTCACCCGCGGGCATGACGTCACAACGCCATCGGGCGGAACCCATCATTGCGACGGCACCAACAACAACGCGAACCCGAAACCCGGGCCCACGGCGACCAGCGCACTCGATGACGGGGCCAGGCAGAACGGATTCACTTGGGACGGAACCTACTCGACGCAGTTCGACGACTACTTCATCACCCGCATCGCCAACGACGCGCAAACTGCCGACCAGTTCTGGGGCATCTTGCGCAACGGCCAGTTCACCCAGGTCGGTGGCTGCCAGCAGCGGGTCAATCAGTTCGACGAGGTGCTGTTCGCCTTCGACGCGTTCAACAAGTCGCAGTTTCTCCGGCTCGAAGGTCCCCGCACCGCGCGCGTCGGCCAGCCCATCACCGTGACCGTCACCGACTCCCTTGCCGGAAACCCCGCCGCAGGCGCGACGGTGAACGGAGCGACCACCGACGCCAACGGTCGCGCTTCGGTCACCTTCACCAGCGTCGGCATGCAACAGGTGAAAGCCGAACACCCGCAGGCGATCCGGTCCAACCGTCTCGAGGTCATCGTTACGCCGTGA